From a single Actinomyces viscosus genomic region:
- a CDS encoding MFS transporter, producing MTRTPGLRAWAALAVLTLAVTLLAIDSTVLALAIPSLSADLRPTASQLLWIGDIYSFTLAGLLVTMGNVADRIGRRRLLLIGTFSFGAASVMAAFAPSAGALIAARALLGVGGATIMPSTLSLIRNIFPDARQRTTAIAIWSAGSSGGTALGPLVGGALLEHFWWGSVFLINVPVMAAVIIAGLWLLPESKNNQAGPVDLLSAMLSVLAIVPIVYAVKSFAHDGLTGTAVAALLAGLFAGWLFIRRQRTLSTPLIDVELFKRPAFTWAIVATVLAIFALAGLLYFFSQYLQLVRGYSTLQAGLTELPTSLASIAVVAVVAAVVRRLGNGRALGGGLMTAAVGLIVVAVGESFGGIVVICLGLLVIGAGIGLAFTVSTGAVLGSVPADRAGAASAISETGLELGVALGIAVLGTTQDVGYRILLGQAPAGLPDQVADAAEQSLATLSGVIDRTDPLQVQLLAQAQTAFTHAMQATAVIAAVILLAAGVMAARHVPATSEVMKEAA from the coding sequence GTGACTCGTACACCCGGACTTCGTGCCTGGGCGGCTCTGGCCGTCCTGACCCTTGCCGTGACCCTGCTGGCCATCGACTCCACGGTGCTGGCTCTGGCAATCCCCTCGCTGAGCGCAGACCTGCGCCCCACCGCCAGTCAGCTGCTGTGGATCGGCGACATCTACTCCTTCACCCTGGCGGGCCTGTTGGTGACCATGGGCAACGTCGCCGACCGCATCGGTCGTCGACGCCTTCTGCTCATCGGGACCTTCAGCTTCGGCGCAGCCAGCGTCATGGCGGCCTTTGCGCCGAGCGCGGGAGCGCTCATTGCCGCCCGCGCCCTGCTGGGCGTCGGCGGCGCCACGATCATGCCCTCCACCCTCTCCCTCATCCGCAATATCTTCCCCGACGCGCGTCAACGCACCACCGCCATCGCGATCTGGTCGGCCGGCAGCTCCGGTGGTACCGCCCTGGGGCCCCTGGTCGGCGGCGCCCTGCTCGAGCACTTCTGGTGGGGCAGCGTCTTCCTCATCAACGTTCCCGTCATGGCCGCCGTCATCATCGCCGGGCTGTGGCTCCTGCCCGAGTCGAAGAACAACCAGGCAGGCCCGGTCGACCTGCTCTCCGCGATGCTGTCGGTGCTGGCCATTGTTCCCATCGTCTACGCAGTCAAGTCCTTCGCACACGATGGCTTGACGGGTACTGCCGTAGCAGCCCTGCTCGCGGGGCTCTTCGCCGGGTGGCTGTTCATCCGGCGCCAGCGCACCCTGTCTACGCCGCTTATCGACGTCGAGCTCTTCAAACGCCCCGCCTTCACCTGGGCGATCGTGGCCACCGTTCTGGCGATCTTCGCGCTCGCCGGTCTGCTGTACTTCTTCTCCCAGTACCTCCAGCTCGTCCGGGGCTACTCCACGCTCCAGGCGGGGCTGACCGAGCTCCCCACCTCGCTGGCCTCCATCGCCGTCGTCGCCGTCGTGGCCGCGGTCGTGCGCCGCCTCGGCAACGGGCGAGCCCTCGGGGGTGGACTGATGACGGCCGCAGTAGGCCTGATCGTCGTCGCCGTGGGGGAGTCCTTCGGTGGGATCGTCGTGATCTGCCTCGGGCTGCTCGTCATCGGCGCCGGCATCGGCCTGGCCTTCACGGTCTCCACCGGGGCGGTCCTGGGATCCGTGCCGGCTGACCGGGCAGGAGCAGCCTCCGCCATCTCCGAGACCGGGCTCGAGCTTGGCGTCGCCCTGGGGATCGCGGTACTCGGTACCACCCAGGACGTCGGTTACCGGATCCTGCTCGGGCAGGCCCCTGCAGGTCTTCCCGATCAGGTGGCCGACGCCGCCGAGCAGTCCCTGGCGACCCTATCCGGTGTCATCGACCGGACCGATCCCTTACAGGTCCAGCTGCTGGCGCAGGCTCAGACCGCCTTCACCCACGCGATGCAGGCCACAGCCGTCATCGCTGCCGTTATCCTGCTGGCAGCGGGAGTCATGGCCGCGCGCCATGTTCCCGCGACGAGTGAGGTGATGAAGGAGGCTGCGTGA
- a CDS encoding DUF805 domain-containing protein codes for MSYGSGPTQYPAGQPSYGAPQQFGTPALSPDIAPLPGASIGEAIKRFFQRYAQFRGYASRSEYWWPWLVNFIISFTLSLFTTIPAIQAVSEAMDAAQHGVAVTPTYPSSFYIVSSIASIFSLVILLPSLSSLVRRLHDTGKSGFWIFIWLVPIAGPIWLLVLLASESRPDLYRAEWN; via the coding sequence ATGTCTTACGGAAGCGGACCCACCCAGTACCCTGCCGGCCAGCCCTCGTACGGCGCCCCCCAGCAGTTCGGGACCCCAGCCCTGTCGCCCGATATCGCCCCACTGCCAGGAGCGTCTATCGGCGAGGCCATCAAGCGCTTCTTCCAGCGCTACGCCCAGTTCCGCGGCTACGCCTCCCGCTCGGAGTACTGGTGGCCATGGCTGGTGAACTTCATCATCAGCTTCACCCTGTCCCTCTTCACGACCATTCCAGCGATCCAGGCGGTGTCCGAGGCCATGGATGCCGCCCAGCACGGCGTCGCAGTGACACCCACATATCCCAGCAGCTTTTACATCGTGTCGAGCATTGCGTCGATCTTCAGTCTCGTGATTCTTCTTCCGAGCCTGTCCTCCCTGGTGAGGCGCCTGCACGACACTGGAAAATCAGGATTCTGGATCTTCATCTGGCTCGTGCCGATCGCCGGACCGATCTGGCTGCTGGTCCTCCTCGCCTCAGAGTCTCGGCCTGATCTCTACCGTGCTGAGTGGAACTGA
- a CDS encoding M3 family metallopeptidase — MSETTDGTDLPESNVFARPWPLDLELPGFTAVDHSDIEPAIRAGMAAERQEWEAIATNEAEPTIANTVDALERSGELLERALTVLDALTAATECPDLDALEETLAPDLAAHSDAYHLDSRLYQRVKVLDDLVAAAPDGEDACDADGTVIDAETARLIRLTVEEFERNGVGLDESDAAALREINARVNALKMRFSVLATEAMHAAGVTNVTIPPALAATRPHGARLALLERSMSRGLGGQEDAGDTRSIVLQLAALRAERAALLGYPHHAALVAAESAARTTEAVCEMLARLTPPAMANARRDAQLYAARMERDPQTQAGETFGPADWPLYEAAERKDRFGVDDEVLAPYLELWSVITKGVFYAANRLYGITFHEREDLAEHMYAPGVRVWEVRDGEEPDAPVLGLFVGDYYARAGKSGGAWMDSLVTGSRLTGRRPVVINCCNIEQPTTGPALLTWDEVITCFHEFGHALHALFSETRYPSAFGTAVPRDVVEFPSQLNEKWALHPEVLAGYARHVDTGKPLPDELAEQLRGQGTFGQGYATTEYLGAALLDQAWHTLVPGQVPGDVDEVERFEHQALAEAGVNDALVPPRYRTTYFSHVFAGGYSAAYYAYIWSEVMDADAITWFTTDGAIDGDLGLNRTAGETFRREFLARGDSRDPLDSYRAFTGRDPSILPLLKRRGLT; from the coding sequence ATGAGCGAGACCACCGACGGCACCGACCTCCCGGAGTCGAACGTCTTCGCCAGGCCCTGGCCGCTTGACCTGGAGCTTCCCGGCTTCACGGCAGTGGACCACTCCGACATCGAACCGGCCATTCGGGCAGGAATGGCCGCCGAGCGTCAGGAGTGGGAGGCGATCGCCACCAATGAGGCAGAGCCCACGATCGCCAACACCGTTGACGCCCTGGAACGGTCCGGTGAGCTGCTGGAGCGGGCTCTGACGGTTCTGGACGCACTGACCGCCGCCACAGAGTGCCCGGACCTGGATGCGCTCGAGGAGACACTCGCTCCCGATCTGGCGGCGCACTCCGACGCCTACCATCTCGACTCGCGCCTCTATCAGCGGGTCAAGGTTCTTGACGATCTCGTTGCCGCCGCGCCTGATGGCGAGGACGCCTGCGACGCTGACGGCACTGTCATCGATGCTGAGACCGCTCGTCTCATCCGTCTGACCGTTGAGGAGTTCGAACGCAACGGCGTTGGTCTGGACGAGTCGGATGCCGCCGCCCTCAGGGAGATCAACGCCCGCGTCAACGCACTCAAGATGCGTTTCTCCGTCCTGGCCACCGAGGCGATGCACGCCGCCGGGGTCACGAATGTCACGATCCCACCGGCCCTGGCCGCCACCCGACCGCACGGCGCCAGACTCGCCCTCCTGGAGAGGTCCATGAGCAGGGGGCTGGGCGGACAGGAGGACGCCGGCGACACCCGAAGCATCGTCCTTCAGCTCGCGGCGCTGCGCGCCGAGCGAGCCGCACTGCTCGGATACCCGCACCATGCCGCGCTCGTGGCGGCGGAGTCAGCCGCCAGAACCACCGAGGCGGTCTGCGAGATGCTCGCCCGCCTCACGCCGCCCGCCATGGCCAACGCCCGCCGCGACGCCCAGCTCTACGCCGCCCGCATGGAGCGCGATCCCCAGACGCAGGCGGGCGAGACCTTCGGCCCCGCCGACTGGCCCCTCTACGAGGCCGCCGAGCGCAAGGACCGCTTCGGCGTCGACGACGAGGTCCTGGCCCCTTACCTGGAGCTGTGGAGCGTCATCACCAAGGGGGTCTTCTACGCCGCCAACCGTCTCTACGGAATCACCTTCCACGAGCGCGAGGACCTGGCCGAGCACATGTACGCCCCCGGCGTGCGGGTCTGGGAGGTACGTGACGGTGAGGAGCCGGATGCCCCGGTCCTGGGACTCTTCGTCGGCGACTACTACGCCCGAGCCGGCAAGTCCGGGGGCGCCTGGATGGACAGCCTCGTCACCGGTTCGAGGCTCACCGGTCGCAGGCCGGTCGTCATCAACTGCTGCAACATCGAGCAGCCCACCACCGGGCCCGCCCTGCTGACCTGGGACGAGGTCATCACCTGCTTCCACGAGTTCGGGCACGCCCTGCACGCCCTGTTCTCGGAGACCCGCTACCCCTCGGCCTTCGGCACGGCCGTTCCCCGGGACGTCGTCGAGTTCCCCAGTCAGCTCAACGAGAAGTGGGCTCTTCACCCCGAGGTGCTCGCCGGTTACGCCCGCCATGTGGACACTGGCAAGCCCCTGCCGGATGAGCTGGCCGAGCAGCTGCGCGGCCAGGGCACCTTCGGCCAGGGCTACGCCACCACGGAGTACCTGGGGGCCGCCCTGCTCGACCAGGCCTGGCATACCCTCGTCCCCGGGCAGGTCCCAGGAGATGTCGACGAGGTTGAGCGCTTCGAGCACCAGGCTCTGGCCGAGGCCGGGGTCAACGACGCGCTCGTGCCACCGCGCTACCGCACCACCTACTTCTCCCACGTCTTCGCCGGCGGCTACAGCGCCGCCTACTACGCCTACATCTGGAGCGAGGTCATGGACGCCGATGCCATCACGTGGTTCACCACCGACGGCGCGATTGACGGTGACCTCGGCCTGAACCGTACGGCCGGGGAGACCTTCCGGCGCGAGTTCCTCGCCCGCGGCGACTCCCGGGACCCCCTGGACTCCTACCGCGCCTTCACCGGGCGCGACCCCAGCATCCTGCCTCTCCTCAAGCGCCGCGGACTCACCTGA
- a CDS encoding bifunctional GNAT family N-acetyltransferase/nucleoside triphosphate pyrophosphohydrolase family protein has translation MDPFEMTVPADTDADLPALVLSVPTGEDIDRIAEICQEADIQEWTFVPRGYQRSDAQFFVEQNVAGGWSEGCELTWAVREAGDDGTSTKLVGMLSVTLSGPERTRTGEIGYWLTGAARGRGTMTRAVAALIDRAFDPDGPLRLSALRWRCDIHDSSDGPVPNWASWKVVWSLGFQREGRVRRLLHNDGRLRDGWIATLLPGDSREPQAPWDGPVDAGGAVPLVAHDGVGEREGDDPEALVRRFHHVYGLPVQTDGASLERESLSMRMSLIAEEFAELVGAVYGQAARSEVESGYRSAVAADDGARDTVEAADALADLVYVIYGMALETGIDLAAVLTEVQRSNMSKLGADGRPVYREDGKVLKGPGYFAPDVVEVLRHRRLR, from the coding sequence ATGGATCCCTTTGAGATGACCGTTCCCGCAGATACGGATGCCGATCTGCCCGCTCTCGTCCTGTCGGTGCCGACCGGGGAGGACATCGACCGCATCGCGGAGATCTGCCAGGAGGCCGACATCCAGGAGTGGACCTTCGTTCCTCGCGGCTACCAGCGCAGTGACGCGCAGTTCTTCGTCGAGCAGAACGTCGCCGGCGGCTGGAGCGAGGGTTGTGAGCTGACCTGGGCGGTGCGTGAAGCCGGTGATGACGGCACGTCCACGAAGCTCGTGGGAATGCTGAGCGTCACCCTGAGTGGGCCGGAACGCACTCGGACCGGAGAGATCGGATACTGGCTCACCGGTGCCGCGCGAGGACGCGGCACTATGACCCGCGCCGTCGCCGCCCTCATCGATAGGGCCTTCGACCCGGATGGTCCCCTGAGGCTGTCCGCACTGAGGTGGCGCTGCGACATCCACGACTCAAGCGACGGCCCGGTGCCCAACTGGGCCTCCTGGAAGGTTGTCTGGTCCCTCGGCTTCCAGAGGGAGGGGCGGGTGCGCCGTCTGCTGCATAATGATGGCCGGCTCCGAGACGGATGGATCGCCACCCTGCTTCCCGGGGATTCGCGCGAACCGCAGGCGCCCTGGGACGGCCCTGTTGACGCCGGCGGCGCCGTGCCCCTCGTGGCGCACGACGGCGTCGGAGAACGCGAGGGGGATGATCCTGAGGCTCTCGTGCGCCGGTTCCACCACGTCTACGGACTGCCCGTCCAGACCGACGGAGCCAGCCTCGAGCGGGAGAGCCTGAGCATGCGCATGAGCCTCATCGCCGAGGAGTTCGCCGAGCTTGTCGGCGCCGTCTACGGGCAGGCGGCGCGCTCAGAGGTCGAGTCGGGCTACCGCAGTGCGGTCGCTGCCGATGATGGCGCTCGTGACACCGTCGAGGCCGCCGACGCCCTGGCGGACCTCGTCTACGTCATCTACGGCATGGCCCTGGAGACCGGGATCGACCTGGCAGCCGTGCTCACCGAGGTGCAGCGCTCCAACATGTCCAAGCTGGGGGCCGACGGCAGGCCGGTCTACCGCGAGGACGGCAAGGTCCTTAAAGGTCCTGGCTACTTCGCGCCCGATGTGGTCGAGGTGCTGCGGCACCGACGCCTGCGCTGA
- a CDS encoding D-hexose-6-phosphate mutarotase: MTAPNVSNQSHSSAAPNQVRLPRTAALGPGLGGQPRLLIDAPAGAAEIYLHGATVTSWVPRGGSEVIFTSRQAVFDGSTAIRGGIPLCLPEFGVGINGDAVPKHGWARIAPWQLRTVTSTDDGGVSALLSVSRDRLTALYEVEVGETLRLGLSLRNDGNEPRTVEAAAHTYLSVHDVTASLISGLAGASYSDNLARSPQEAHRVQEGEVHISGPVDRIYDSAEPVTVTDPGHQRTIRVDKRNAPSTIVWNPWSTYSAPLQDMADDEFPTMVCVESGAVREHAPTIDPGASWSMQVTLSVESTGL, from the coding sequence ATGACCGCCCCGAATGTCAGCAATCAGTCTCACTCCTCCGCAGCGCCGAACCAGGTGCGTCTACCTCGCACCGCCGCGCTGGGACCGGGGCTGGGAGGGCAGCCGCGACTCCTCATCGATGCCCCGGCCGGAGCCGCGGAGATCTACCTTCACGGCGCCACCGTCACCTCATGGGTGCCACGCGGCGGGTCCGAGGTCATCTTCACCTCACGGCAGGCGGTCTTTGACGGCTCCACCGCTATCCGTGGAGGAATTCCTCTGTGCCTGCCGGAGTTCGGCGTCGGCATCAACGGCGACGCCGTACCGAAGCACGGCTGGGCGCGCATCGCACCCTGGCAGCTGCGGACGGTCACCAGCACCGACGACGGCGGTGTCAGTGCTCTTCTGAGCGTCAGCCGCGACCGCCTGACGGCGCTCTACGAGGTCGAGGTCGGTGAGACTCTGCGCCTCGGGCTCAGCCTGCGCAACGACGGGAACGAGCCTCGCACGGTGGAGGCCGCTGCCCACACTTACCTCTCGGTCCACGATGTCACCGCCAGCCTCATCAGCGGGTTGGCCGGAGCCTCCTACAGTGACAATCTGGCACGCAGTCCCCAGGAGGCCCACCGGGTCCAGGAGGGGGAGGTTCACATCTCCGGCCCAGTGGATCGAATCTACGACTCGGCCGAGCCGGTCACCGTGACCGACCCCGGTCACCAACGCACAATCCGCGTGGACAAGCGCAACGCCCCCTCCACGATCGTGTGGAACCCCTGGTCCACCTACAGTGCACCGCTGCAGGACATGGCCGACGACGAGTTCCCCACCATGGTCTGCGTCGAGAGCGGGGCAGTGCGTGAGCACGCTCCCACCATCGATCCCGGGGCGAGCTGGTCCATGCAGGTGACCCTCAGCGTCGAGAGCACCGGATTGTGA
- a CDS encoding MFS transporter, protein MSPVVPLSSRLSPQRAPELIRARTGVYLVFLANGLGFANLVPRFPQIVTQLDLSKAAFGQAVAAVSVGALVAGLAASWLISRLTSAKVASLGMLVVALALLGAGLVRSWIVLAGCLLVVGGTDAIVDVAQNAHGLRVQRRWGASIVTSFHAAWSLGAVLGAAMGQAMAGAGVAIGTHMMLTAVLLLIISVGPLLAGWILPGQDSADRDLAQSGVSDDSHQASLSASSYRSLPVTTLVLSVVGLLCAASMFPEDVAMNWSSLLLSEQGAAAGHVGLGLVALQGTMIVGRLVGDRIIDAAGRRAEIAWGGALVTLGMSVALLLSSVPGTLIGMAISGAGCAVAVPVTYSAADDVEGLPPGLGLTVVSWLARLTGLLAPPVVGWLADDHGLWVALAYGLLGGLIMVTCWPILRRGGAKDRA, encoded by the coding sequence GTGAGTCCCGTTGTCCCCCTGAGCAGCCGTCTGAGCCCGCAACGCGCTCCCGAGCTGATACGTGCCAGAACTGGGGTCTACCTCGTGTTCCTGGCCAATGGTCTGGGCTTCGCCAACCTGGTTCCACGGTTTCCTCAGATCGTGACGCAGCTGGATCTGAGCAAGGCGGCCTTCGGTCAGGCCGTCGCCGCGGTCAGCGTCGGCGCTCTCGTGGCCGGGCTCGCTGCGTCCTGGCTCATCTCCCGTCTGACCTCGGCCAAGGTCGCCAGCCTGGGCATGCTCGTGGTGGCTCTGGCGCTTCTCGGTGCAGGCCTGGTCCGTTCATGGATCGTCCTGGCCGGCTGCCTCCTGGTCGTGGGCGGAACGGATGCCATCGTCGACGTCGCACAGAATGCGCACGGCCTTCGGGTCCAGCGCCGTTGGGGCGCTTCCATCGTGACGAGCTTCCATGCCGCCTGGTCGCTGGGTGCGGTCCTGGGTGCGGCCATGGGGCAGGCCATGGCCGGAGCCGGTGTGGCAATAGGAACCCATATGATGCTGACGGCGGTGCTGCTGCTGATCATCTCGGTGGGTCCCCTGCTGGCGGGCTGGATCCTGCCCGGTCAGGACTCTGCTGACCGTGACCTCGCTCAATCCGGGGTATCTGACGACTCCCATCAGGCGTCACTGTCGGCCTCGTCGTACCGCTCACTCCCGGTGACGACCCTGGTTCTCAGCGTCGTCGGGCTGCTGTGCGCCGCCTCCATGTTCCCCGAGGACGTCGCCATGAACTGGTCCTCCCTGCTCCTGTCCGAGCAGGGCGCTGCTGCTGGCCATGTGGGGCTGGGGCTGGTGGCGCTCCAGGGGACGATGATCGTCGGGCGTCTGGTGGGGGACCGGATCATCGATGCCGCTGGTCGGCGTGCCGAGATCGCTTGGGGTGGGGCGCTGGTGACCCTTGGCATGAGTGTCGCGCTCCTGCTCTCCTCCGTTCCCGGGACGCTGATCGGTATGGCGATCTCCGGAGCCGGCTGCGCCGTCGCCGTGCCCGTGACCTACTCTGCTGCCGACGACGTCGAAGGACTTCCCCCCGGGCTGGGCCTGACCGTCGTGTCCTGGCTGGCTCGTCTCACAGGTCTTCTGGCGCCTCCGGTTGTCGGCTGGCTCGCCGACGACCACGGACTGTGGGTGGCTCTGGCCTACGGCCTACTGGGAGGCCTCATCATGGTCACCTGCTGGCCGATCCTGCGCCGTGGAGGCGCGAAGGATCGTGCATGA
- a CDS encoding AI-2E family transporter, which translates to MATTSSPSEDPSEDAPDRAPERPQNADSHLMAQTPESGRKPSRDVLSSSGLLGRLRSARTALDRGIDWAERRRQADRDYRLHWESDPGEETTTKPATPPVSTTHVRVAPSVSFPETVTTRSSVMDSLPSWLVRGGMGAWLGLGIIIVIGLVFYATSQVIPVFIGLFMALVFTSILQPLVNLFARIMPRYPATFLALLTTIGTIAGLVTYVVTSVTSQWSSLASQFSDGLDTIMDFLEHGPLHLTQQQVYHQVQVWLRQGQHYLQSNAPSLASEVVSNASAVVDVLTVLALALFVTIFFLASGGKMWRWFLNELPATMRESTHRAAGAGWYTFAGYARGTVLVALTDAIMAGIFLQLVGIPLAAPLAVLVFIGAFIPIIGAPLAMLVAMVVALASGGFVTMIVVGVGVAGIGQIEGHILQPLIMGRQVSLHPVVVIIGVALGTYASGLLGAIVAVPLISVAWSVYSELHTKDAPVTGELPSYSSRKE; encoded by the coding sequence ATGGCAACAACCAGCTCCCCGTCAGAGGACCCGTCAGAGGACGCACCGGATCGGGCTCCCGAGCGTCCTCAGAACGCCGACTCCCACCTGATGGCCCAGACGCCCGAGTCGGGAAGGAAGCCGTCCCGAGACGTTCTGAGCAGCAGCGGCCTCCTTGGACGGCTCAGAAGTGCTCGTACGGCCCTGGACCGAGGGATCGACTGGGCGGAGAGGCGCAGGCAGGCGGATCGCGACTACCGGCTGCACTGGGAGTCTGACCCGGGCGAGGAGACCACCACCAAGCCGGCGACTCCCCCGGTGTCCACCACCCATGTCCGTGTGGCACCGTCGGTCTCCTTCCCGGAGACGGTGACGACCCGTTCGTCGGTGATGGACTCCCTGCCCTCCTGGCTGGTGCGAGGCGGCATGGGAGCCTGGCTGGGCCTCGGCATCATCATTGTGATCGGCCTTGTCTTCTACGCCACCTCCCAGGTGATCCCGGTGTTCATCGGCCTGTTCATGGCACTGGTGTTCACCTCGATCCTCCAGCCGCTGGTGAACCTCTTCGCCAGGATCATGCCTCGCTACCCAGCAACCTTCCTGGCCCTGCTGACCACCATTGGGACGATCGCTGGTCTGGTGACCTACGTGGTCACCTCTGTCACCAGTCAGTGGAGCTCCCTGGCCTCCCAGTTCAGTGACGGTCTCGACACAATCATGGACTTTCTGGAGCACGGGCCGCTGCATCTGACGCAGCAGCAGGTCTATCACCAGGTCCAGGTCTGGTTGCGCCAGGGGCAGCACTATCTGCAGTCCAATGCCCCCTCCCTGGCCTCGGAGGTCGTCTCCAACGCGAGTGCCGTCGTCGATGTGCTGACGGTCCTGGCTCTGGCCCTGTTCGTCACGATCTTCTTCCTCGCCTCCGGAGGCAAGATGTGGCGCTGGTTTCTCAACGAGCTGCCCGCCACGATGCGCGAGTCGACCCACCGGGCTGCGGGTGCCGGCTGGTACACCTTCGCCGGCTACGCGCGCGGGACCGTGCTGGTGGCGCTAACCGACGCCATCATGGCCGGCATATTCCTGCAGCTGGTGGGGATCCCGTTGGCGGCGCCCCTGGCGGTGCTCGTGTTCATCGGTGCTTTCATCCCGATCATCGGTGCGCCTCTGGCGATGCTTGTGGCCATGGTGGTGGCTCTGGCCTCCGGAGGCTTCGTCACTATGATCGTCGTCGGCGTGGGGGTCGCGGGCATCGGCCAGATCGAGGGGCACATTCTCCAGCCCCTCATCATGGGACGCCAGGTCTCTTTGCACCCGGTGGTGGTGATCATCGGGGTCGCCCTGGGAACCTATGCCTCCGGGCTGCTCGGTGCGATTGTCGCGGTCCCCCTGATCAGCGTGGCCTGGTCCGTCTACTCCGAGCTGCACACCAAGGACGCCCCGGTCACCGGTGAGCTGCCCTCGTACTCCTCCCGCAAGGAGTGA
- a CDS encoding TetR/AcrR family transcriptional regulator — protein MRSSKRDRIITGALELAHRDGFDALTFEALAEHVGLTRGGVVYHFRTKTELLEGIASAFFERWRDEALDALGKPLEEASRSERIEALTRSVVDGEILPGEISFMLSATPEAERLEEAWDTLRHEWVGDVSELTSMQRVALLAVDGWWANRAVDSRSQNPDRPEIADLIVSLAAGKAPDQALDEDADKDQ, from the coding sequence GTGAGAAGCTCGAAACGGGACCGCATTATCACCGGAGCGCTCGAGCTCGCTCACCGGGACGGATTCGACGCTCTCACCTTCGAGGCGCTGGCAGAACATGTCGGACTGACCCGCGGCGGAGTCGTCTATCACTTCCGCACCAAGACCGAGCTCCTGGAGGGAATTGCGAGCGCCTTTTTCGAGCGCTGGCGGGACGAGGCATTGGATGCACTGGGAAAGCCGCTGGAGGAGGCGAGTCGCTCAGAGCGGATCGAGGCTCTGACGCGCTCCGTCGTCGACGGCGAGATCCTCCCCGGAGAGATCAGCTTCATGCTCTCGGCCACACCAGAGGCGGAGAGGCTCGAGGAGGCCTGGGACACGCTGCGCCACGAGTGGGTGGGGGACGTCTCAGAGCTCACATCCATGCAACGCGTGGCACTGCTGGCCGTGGACGGCTGGTGGGCCAACCGCGCCGTTGACAGTCGGAGCCAGAACCCCGATCGCCCTGAGATCGCTGACCTCATCGTGTCCCTGGCGGCTGGAAAAGCCCCTGACCAGGCACTCGATGAGGATGCTGACAAGGACCAATGA
- a CDS encoding DUF805 domain-containing protein, with the protein MSYGSGPAPYGEQPPYGGQAPYGGGPTPYGAPQQFGQFGPLPLTPDIAPLPGASFSEAVKRFFQRYAQFRGYASRSEYWWVALFNSLVILGFYLLAFIFISLSESSDSTGAGIGFIVVGLLYMLYGLAIFIPSLALTVRRLHDNGKSGLWLLLGFVPGGSIALLVFFCMESRPDLYRPEWS; encoded by the coding sequence ATGTCCTACGGAAGCGGCCCCGCCCCCTACGGCGAGCAGCCCCCCTACGGCGGTCAGGCACCCTACGGCGGCGGACCCACCCCCTATGGGGCTCCCCAGCAGTTCGGACAGTTCGGGCCTCTACCTCTGACACCAGACATCGCCCCTCTGCCTGGTGCAAGCTTCAGCGAGGCCGTGAAGCGCTTCTTCCAGCGCTACGCCCAGTTCCGCGGCTATGCGTCCCGTTCCGAGTACTGGTGGGTGGCGCTCTTCAACAGCCTTGTTATACTCGGCTTCTACCTGCTGGCATTCATCTTCATTTCTCTTAGTGAGTCATCTGACAGCACCGGAGCCGGTATCGGGTTTATCGTGGTTGGGCTTCTCTACATGCTCTATGGACTGGCTATTTTTATCCCGAGCCTGGCCCTCACGGTACGTCGTCTGCACGACAATGGAAAGTCCGGACTCTGGCTGCTCCTCGGCTTCGTACCCGGTGGCTCAATCGCGCTCCTGGTCTTCTTCTGCATGGAGTCCCGTCCCGATCTCTACCGTCCTGAGTGGAGCTGA